One Ctenopharyngodon idella isolate HZGC_01 chromosome 9, HZGC01, whole genome shotgun sequence DNA window includes the following coding sequences:
- the LOC127518493 gene encoding proteinase-activated receptor 1-like isoform X1 codes for MSGDRNRQLIIMSIKIILLSVVIAHLCTATNNDSDYDPLARLLNQTNKHAYANATGSPEWCRCSRRDTTILVYKPSIQIMEENFIPYEESYDRSITPVIPRTLHISFKSAVFLKGLMVTHIMPSFYIFVILISLPLNALALVTFTCRIKVKKPAVIYMSHLACVDLFFTLLLPLKIHYQLNASDWVFGEVACRVLSAAYYCYMYCSILLMMCIRVDRLLAVVLPITSLTWRSARKAMCVCVLVWLLALAGTVPLLSMRQTNNVEDVGITCHDALRHYDPTVLYYVHLFSILSCLYYFLPLVVTLVSYFTIIYVLSAKSEHLETSSSPSGIRRKAVIMATAVLIEFVVCFAPTSGILLYHCVHLATGGNREEADSSYVAYLLAVCLGSASVFLDPLLYYYGSSQCRQQIRSVFWCRKAKRAKTPNK; via the exons atgtcTGGCGATAGAAATAGACAGCTGATCATCATGAGTATTAAAATAATCTTGCTTTCAGTTGTAATTGCACACTTGTGCACTGCCACCAATAATG ATTCTGACTATGATCCACTGGCCCGGCTCTTGAATCAAACCAACAAGCATGCTTATGCAAATGCTACGGGTAGTCCAGAATGGTGCAGATGCAGCCGCAGAGACACCACCATATTAGTTTACA AACCTTCTATTCAAATCATGGAAGAGAATTTCATCCCATATGAAGAATCATATGACCGCAGCATTACACCAGTAATTCCACGGACACTGCACATCTCATTCAAGTCTGCTGTCTTTCTCAAAGGCTTGATGGTCACACACATCATGCCCTCATTCTACATCTTCGTCATCCTCATTAGTTTGCCCCTGAACGCTTTGGCACTGGTGACGTTCACCTGTAGGATTAAAGTGAAGAAACCAGCCGTGATCTACATGTCTCACCTGGCGTGTGTGGACCTGTTCTTCACCCTGCTGCTGCCTCTGAAGATCCACTACCAGCTGAACGCTTCAGATTGGGTGTTCGGTGAGGTGGCGTGTCGTGTGCTCAGTGCAGCTTACTACTGCTACATGTACTGCTCCATACTGCTGATGATGTGCATTAGGGTGGACAGACTGCTGGCTGTGGTGCTTCCCATCACCTCTTTAACCTGGAGGAGCGCAAGGAAAGCCATGTGCGTATGTGTGCTGGTCTGGCTGCTGGCGCTCGCTGGTACGGTGCCACTTCTCTCAATGAGACAAACAAACAACGTTGAGGATGTGGGCATCACTTGTCATGACGCACTGCGCCACTACGACCCTACAGTGCTGTATTATGTGCACCTGTTCTCCATCCTCTCCTGCCTCTACTACTTCTTGCCACTGGTTGTCACCTTAGTGAGCTACTTTACTATCATATATGTACTCAGTGCAAAGTCTGAACACTTAGAAACATCGTCATCACCTTCAGGCATCCGAAGGAAAGCTGTGATTATGGCTACTGCCGTGCTGATTGAGTTTGTGGTGTGTTTTGCTCCAACCAGTGGCATCCTGTTGTACCACTGTGTTCATTTAGCTACTGGAGGAAACCGCGAGGAAGCAGATTCATCATATGTTGCTTACCTGTTGGCTGTGTGTTTGGGGAGCGCAAGTGTGTTTCTGGACCCACTTCTGTACTACTACGGCTCGTCTCAGTGCAGACAGCAAATCAGATCTGTGTTTTGGTGCAGAAAGGCAAAAAGAGCGAAAACGCCAAACAAATGA
- the LOC127518493 gene encoding proteinase-activated receptor 1-like isoform X2, whose product MEENFIPYEESYDRSITPVIPRTLHISFKSAVFLKGLMVTHIMPSFYIFVILISLPLNALALVTFTCRIKVKKPAVIYMSHLACVDLFFTLLLPLKIHYQLNASDWVFGEVACRVLSAAYYCYMYCSILLMMCIRVDRLLAVVLPITSLTWRSARKAMCVCVLVWLLALAGTVPLLSMRQTNNVEDVGITCHDALRHYDPTVLYYVHLFSILSCLYYFLPLVVTLVSYFTIIYVLSAKSEHLETSSSPSGIRRKAVIMATAVLIEFVVCFAPTSGILLYHCVHLATGGNREEADSSYVAYLLAVCLGSASVFLDPLLYYYGSSQCRQQIRSVFWCRKAKRAKTPNK is encoded by the coding sequence ATGGAAGAGAATTTCATCCCATATGAAGAATCATATGACCGCAGCATTACACCAGTAATTCCACGGACACTGCACATCTCATTCAAGTCTGCTGTCTTTCTCAAAGGCTTGATGGTCACACACATCATGCCCTCATTCTACATCTTCGTCATCCTCATTAGTTTGCCCCTGAACGCTTTGGCACTGGTGACGTTCACCTGTAGGATTAAAGTGAAGAAACCAGCCGTGATCTACATGTCTCACCTGGCGTGTGTGGACCTGTTCTTCACCCTGCTGCTGCCTCTGAAGATCCACTACCAGCTGAACGCTTCAGATTGGGTGTTCGGTGAGGTGGCGTGTCGTGTGCTCAGTGCAGCTTACTACTGCTACATGTACTGCTCCATACTGCTGATGATGTGCATTAGGGTGGACAGACTGCTGGCTGTGGTGCTTCCCATCACCTCTTTAACCTGGAGGAGCGCAAGGAAAGCCATGTGCGTATGTGTGCTGGTCTGGCTGCTGGCGCTCGCTGGTACGGTGCCACTTCTCTCAATGAGACAAACAAACAACGTTGAGGATGTGGGCATCACTTGTCATGACGCACTGCGCCACTACGACCCTACAGTGCTGTATTATGTGCACCTGTTCTCCATCCTCTCCTGCCTCTACTACTTCTTGCCACTGGTTGTCACCTTAGTGAGCTACTTTACTATCATATATGTACTCAGTGCAAAGTCTGAACACTTAGAAACATCGTCATCACCTTCAGGCATCCGAAGGAAAGCTGTGATTATGGCTACTGCCGTGCTGATTGAGTTTGTGGTGTGTTTTGCTCCAACCAGTGGCATCCTGTTGTACCACTGTGTTCATTTAGCTACTGGAGGAAACCGCGAGGAAGCAGATTCATCATATGTTGCTTACCTGTTGGCTGTGTGTTTGGGGAGCGCAAGTGTGTTTCTGGACCCACTTCTGTACTACTACGGCTCGTCTCAGTGCAGACAGCAAATCAGATCTGTGTTTTGGTGCAGAAAGGCAAAAAGAGCGAAAACGCCAAACAAATGA
- the dap1b gene encoding death associated protein 1b, with protein sequence MVQLSKTGARDSLKAGHPPAVKAGGKRVVKKSADDNANVEKEGKKLDKSRSLPTPSRMQHLSLLLAGPLEKLGHDFPETPVSVRHSRVRPSAEKPHVPRISCIQQPRKF encoded by the exons ATGGTGCAACTTTCTAAAACTGGAGCGAGAGACTCGCTGAAAGCTGGTCATCCTCCTGCAG TGAAAGCAGGAGGCAAAAGAGTCGTGAAGAAGAGCGCTGATGATAACGCCAATGTGGAGAAAGAAGGCAAGAAATTGGACAAATCCAG GTCCCTGCCGACCCCGTCCAGAATGCAGCATCTGAGTCTTCTCCTGGCTGGTCCGCTTGAGAAG TTGGGTCATGATTTCCCCGAGACTCCAGTTTCTGTGCGACACAGCCGAGTCAGACCGAGCGCAGAGAAACCGCATGTCCCACGCATCTCCTGCATTCAACAGCCGCGCAAGTTTTGA